From Plasmodium brasilianum strain Bolivian I chromosome 7, whole genome shotgun sequence, the proteins below share one genomic window:
- a CDS encoding 3-oxoacyl-[acyl-carrier-protein] reductase: protein MASITAFNFLAAITPINERKKKKKHNKNKNKNKNKNKNKNKNKNKNKNKNKNNDNSNNNSNNNNNNNNNNNNININIKNNSNSNSNSNSSSNSNSSSKKTELFHFYAPITLRKLRTMSLVPHKRVRRNDTLRLLTDTKENYYYCGENKVALVTGAGRGIGRSIAKTLAKSVPRVLCISRTQKSCDSIVEELKSLGCRSTGYAADVSNKDEITELINKVLTENEHIDILVNNAGITRDNLYLRMKVEDWDDVIRTNLNSLFYVTQPIVKKMISNKYGRIINISSIVGITGNIGQANYAASKAGVIGFTKTLAKELASRNITVNAIAPGFISSDMTDKISDQIKKDIISNIPIGRMGTPEEVANMVGYLASDIAGYINGKVFVIDGGLST, encoded by the exons ATGGCATCAATTACTGCATTCAATTTTCTCGCTGCAATCACCCCCATCA acgaaaggaaaaaaaaaaaaaaacacaacaaaaataaaaataaaaacaaaaataaaaataaaaacaaaaataaaaataaaaataaaaacaaaaacaaaaacaaaaacaatgacaacagtaacaataacagcaacaacaataacaacaacaacaacaacaacaacaacattaatattaatattaaaaataatagtaatagtaatagtaatagcaatagtagtagtaatagtaatagtagtagtaagaAGACGGagttatttcatttttatgccCCTATAACCCTCAGAAAATTAAGGACAATGTCA cTAGTTCCACATAAACGTGTCAGAAGGAACGACACATTACGTTTATTAACTGATACaaaggaaaattattattactgtggTGAGAATAAGGTAGCCCTAGTAACAGGGGCCGGAAGAGGCATTGGGAGGAGCATTGCCAAAACTCTTGCTAAATCGGTTCCCCGAGTTTTGTGCATAAGTAGGACGCAG AAATCGTGCGACAGCATCGTGGAGGAGTTGAAATCGCTTGGTTGCAGATCGACAGGTTATGCTGCTGATGTGTCGAATAAAGACGAAATAACCGAATTAATCAATAAAGTACTAACAGAAAACGAACATATAGATATACTAGTTAACAATGCTGGTATAACAAGAGACAATCTTTACCTTCGTATGAAAGTAGAAGATTGGGATGATGTTATAAGAACTAATTTAAATTCTCTTTTCTATGTAACTCAAccaatagtaaaaaaaatgattagtaataaatatgggaggataattaatatatccAGTATAGTAGGTATCACAGGAAACATCGGACAAGCAAATTACGCAGCTTCCAAAGCTGGCGTAATCGGATTTACAAAAACGTTAGCAAAAGAATTAGCTTCAAGAAACATTACCGTTAATGCAATAGCACCTGGTTTTATATCAAGTGACATGACCGATAAAATAAGTGATCAAATAAAG aagGATATAATTTCAAACATTCCTATCGGACGAATGGGAACCCCTGAAGAG GTAGCTAACATGGTAGGGTACCTTGCTTCTGATATTGCAGGGTATATTAATGGGAAAGTTTTCGTAATTGATGGAGGTTTATcgacttaa
- a CDS encoding OTU domain-containing protein, translating to MNIKSWLIKIVSQKNNVFSCNSYIANYNLIHKYGTLKYTSCALIMNICLNINWGNLKYSYLKRELKVSKRNEKDEKLERLLNTKLDIKSLCYVLKAIARLKRKEKLKRYTTFDRHISFLKRSNILKNKENYHNSRKILESRLLAIGCELVQVAGDGNCLFRSISLNLFEKQKYHMYVRKRCVEYMLNFKEHFSIYFENNDFYEYTNKMETNGYWGDELCIKATADAFDCIVYIITSTLHNWNLKYESEQKNNEHTKKCVFLAYTSPTHYDSFQLIQKKRQNKRNDDYTFPLNAFKKIIMHENNSNYSKIYIIAQYSVVQYIIEQYSVVQYSIAQYSVVQYIIAQYSVVQYSIAQYSVVQYIIEQYSVVQYSIAQYSVVQYSIAQYSVVQYIIAQYSVVQYIIEQYSVVQYIIAQYSVVQYIIAQYSVVQYSIAQYSVVQYSIEQYTVTHYSAIFFHTPSKRVPFSSMMIVGNDSSSNRHEIEITELTKDEMSFVLYNSNSGLANALRRIILSEIPTLAIDVVNVYENTSSFHDEFLAHRLGLIPIDSRNVKNYEFREKCKCKETCSKCTIEYVIEVKCNNANKIDITHYDIESLEHEPNIPMPIPYGNKNNKMESAIPIVTLSKNQTLHMKLTATKGIGKMHAKWIPANVSYRIDHKVVIKHYIINKLSREHKLFIANNLNEDCYVLSNTDDHRNHDHNHHNNDNDDDVDNGNDNDNRSLHLKLNENMSVVMAEYCIELLNELGYRDVIKIIYDETKFHFKIESVGSMPPEQIVEMAMEILENKLKVLEPQIKSSFYSIDEVSKQLKEQGVSLYGLQLDLE from the exons ATGAACATAAAAAGTTGGCTAATCAAAATTGTTTCCCAAAAGAATAACGTCTTTAGTTGTAACAGTTACATTGCTAATTATAA TCTAATCCACAAATATGGAACTCtt AAGTATACCAGTTGCGCCTTAATTATGAATATCTGTTTGAACATAAATTGGggaaatttaaaatacagTTACTTGAAGAGAGAACTGAAGGTTTCCAAAAGGaatgaaaaagatgaaaaattaGAACGATTATTAAACACAAAATTGGATATAAAAAGTTTATGCTACGTCTTGAAAGCTATAGCAagattaaaaagaaaagaaaaattaaagagaTATACTACCTTCGATAgacatatatcttttttaaaaagaagtaatatattaaaaaataaagaaaattaccATAATAGTAGGAAAATATTAGAAAGTAGATTACTGGCAATAGGATGTGAACTAGTGCAAGTAGCAGGTGATGGAAATTGTTTATTTAGAtctatttcattaaatttatttgaaaaacaaaagtatCATATGTATGTTAGAAAAAGGTGTGTTGAATATATGTTAAACTTTAAAGAGCATTTTTCCAtctattttgaaaataatgatttttatgaatataccAATAAAATGGAAACAAACGGTTACTGGGGAGATGAACTGTGTATAAAAGCAACAGCAGATGCTTTTGACTGCATTGTTTACATAATAACGTCTACTTTACATAATTggaatttaaaatatgaatcagaacagaaaaataatgaGCACACCAAAAAATGTGTTTTCCTAGCATACACCAGTCCTACGCACTACGACTCTTTTCAGCTAATTCAGAAGAA GCGCCAAAATAAACGCAACGATGATTATACATTCCCTTTAaatgcttttaaaaaaattattatgcatGAAAATAATAGCAATTACTCAAAAATT TATATCATAGCACAGTACAGTGTAGTGCAGTATATCATAGAACAGTACAGTGTAGTGCAGTATAGCATAGCACAGTACAGTGTAGTGCAGTATATCATAGCACAGTACAGTGTAGTGCAGTATAGCATAGCACAGTACAGTGTAGTGCAGTATATCATAGAACAGTACAGTGTAGTGCAGTATAGCATAGCACAGTACAGTGTAGTGCAGTATAGCATAGCACAGTACAGTGTAGTGCAGTATATCATAGCACAGTACAGTGTAGTGCAGTATATCATAGAACAGTACAGTGTAGTGCAGTATATCATAGCACAGTACAGTGTAGTGCAGTATATCATAGCACAGTACAGTGTAGTGCAGTATAGCATAGCACAGTACAGTGTAGTGCAGTATAGCATAGAACAGTACACTGTAACACACTACAGTGCAATATTTTTCCACACCCCTTCGAAGCGCGTACCATTCTCTAGCATGATGATCGTCGGAAATGATAGCAGTTCGAATAGACACGAAATAGAGATTACAGAATTAACTAAAGACGAAATGTCATTTGTGCTGTATAACAGTAATTCCGGTTTAGCAAATGCATTACgaagaattatattatcCGAAATACCGACACTAGCAATTGATgttgtaaatgtatatgagAACACAAGTTCATTTCATGATGAGTTTTTGGCTCATCGTTTAGGGTTAATACCAATTGATAGtagaaatgtaaaaaattatgaatttcGGGAAAAGTGTAAGTGTAAAGAGACATGTTCTAAATGTACTATAGAATATGTAATAGaagtaaaatgtaataatgcaaataaaatagatataaCACATTATGATATTGAATCGTTGGAACATGAACCTAATATTCCTATGCCTATACCAtatggtaataaaaataataaaatggagAGTGCTATACCTATTGTTACATTATCAAAAAATCAAACTCTACATATGAAATTAACAGCAACGAAAGGAATTGGAAAAATGCACGCAAAATGGATACCCGCTAATGTGTCCTACAGAATAGATCATAAGGTAGTAATTAAACATTacattattaacaaattatcacgagaacataaattattcataGCTAACAATCTTAATGAAGACTGTTATGTGCTAAGTAACACAGATGATCATCGTAATCATGATCATAATCATCATAATAACGATAACGATGACGATGTTGATAATggtaatgataatgataatagaAGTTTACAcctaaaattaaatgaaaatatgtcTGTTGTTATGGCTGAATATTGTATTGAACTGCTAAATGAGTTGGGCTATAGAGatgttattaaaattatttatgacgaaacaaaatttcattttaaaattgaatCCGTGGGTTCTATGCCGCCTGAACAAATAGTAGAAATGGCAATGgaaattttagaaaataagTTAAAAGTTTTAGAGCCACAAATTAAGTCATCCTTTTATTCTATTGATGAAGTTTCTAAGCAGCTAAAGGAACAGGGTGTTTCCTTGTATGGACTTCAGTTAGACCTAGAATAG